One genomic segment of Desulforamulus reducens MI-1 includes these proteins:
- a CDS encoding sensor domain-containing diguanylate cyclase/phosphohydrolase yields MLVTERELLLNTVNKLENKISQLKESLGACKQSGNLDITAYKKLEEELRLKAQLLDLASDAIYLTDLEGHFIYLNDSAYKNRGYTHEEMMNMSIYDFHLAENRELANQHKQTVLEKGQNTFETIHIGKNRMIPVEINSRLIEKGNKKLILSIVRDITERKSYEAKLHYLSMHDHMTGLFNRAYFEQAIERYRNTKCSLAFIMVDINGLKLINDTMGHQVGDTLLKDTANLINSTVGKRGVVARFGGDEFAILLNNTDEVLLEEIKRQLIKEVRVYNKKKPELHLSISIGYATSHNSSKTIDELVKEADDFMYRAKLHRNSSIRSSLVQTLVKALEARDFITEGHGNRLEDIMSLIGKRVNLPSSKIYDLRLLAHFHDIGKVGIPDRILFKPGALTQDERKEMQRHSEIGYRIAQSSTELMPIANWILQHHERWDGKGYPLGIKGEEIPLECRALAIVDAYDAMINDRPYRKGMTHKDAIWELSRCAGTQFDPHLLPIVVEILEDVYQKNKKNNYTNSTTS; encoded by the coding sequence ATGTTAGTTACTGAAAGAGAACTTCTTTTGAATACAGTTAATAAATTAGAGAATAAAATATCACAGCTAAAGGAATCTCTAGGGGCTTGCAAACAAAGTGGGAATTTGGATATAACTGCTTATAAAAAGCTGGAGGAAGAACTCCGGTTAAAAGCTCAACTTTTGGATTTAGCATCGGATGCTATTTATTTAACGGATTTGGAAGGGCATTTTATTTATTTAAACGATTCAGCCTATAAAAACCGTGGTTATACCCACGAAGAAATGATGAACATGAGTATTTATGATTTTCATTTGGCTGAGAACAGAGAGCTTGCTAATCAACACAAACAAACCGTACTGGAAAAGGGTCAGAACACGTTTGAAACTATACATATAGGTAAAAACAGAATGATACCCGTGGAAATCAATTCACGGCTCATAGAGAAGGGGAATAAGAAGTTAATCCTTAGTATAGTGCGTGATATAACCGAGAGGAAAAGCTATGAAGCAAAACTCCACTATTTAAGTATGCACGATCATATGACAGGGCTCTTTAACCGTGCCTATTTTGAACAAGCCATTGAGCGGTATAGGAATACTAAGTGCTCGCTGGCCTTTATAATGGTAGATATTAATGGACTAAAACTAATTAATGATACAATGGGACACCAAGTGGGAGATACTCTACTAAAGGATACGGCTAACTTAATTAATTCCACCGTGGGAAAAAGGGGAGTTGTCGCTCGCTTTGGTGGAGATGAGTTCGCCATATTACTGAACAATACTGACGAAGTACTTCTAGAGGAAATTAAAAGACAACTCATTAAGGAAGTTAGGGTTTACAACAAAAAGAAACCGGAACTTCATTTAAGTATTTCTATTGGTTATGCTACTTCCCATAACTCCTCAAAAACCATTGATGAGCTTGTTAAGGAAGCAGATGATTTTATGTATCGGGCTAAACTTCATCGCAACAGCAGTATACGGAGTTCTCTGGTTCAAACCTTAGTCAAAGCATTAGAAGCAAGGGACTTTATAACAGAGGGTCATGGAAATCGTCTGGAAGATATTATGAGTCTAATTGGTAAGAGAGTAAACCTTCCCAGCAGCAAAATCTATGATCTACGTCTCCTGGCACATTTTCATGACATTGGTAAGGTGGGTATCCCTGACCGTATACTTTTTAAACCGGGTGCCCTAACGCAGGATGAACGCAAAGAAATGCAGCGTCACTCGGAAATTGGATATCGTATAGCACAGTCTTCAACGGAGCTAATGCCTATTGCCAATTGGATACTTCAACACCATGAGCGTTGGGATGGAAAAGGTTACCCCTTGGGGATAAAAGGTGAGGAAATCCCGTTAGAGTGTAGGGCTTTAGCCATTGTGGATGCTTATGATGCCATGATAAACGATCGCCCCTACCGAAAGGGTATGACACATAAGGATGCAATATGGGAATTGTCTCGTTGTGCCGGAACCCAGTTTGATCCCCATCTCCTACCGATTGTGGTGGAGATTTTAGAAGATGTTTACCAGAAAAATAAAAAAAATAATTATACAAACTCCACTACTTCTTGA
- a CDS encoding shikimate kinase, producing MRDKANIILIGFMGSGKSSVGSRLAKNLEFDFMDMDKEIERITQMDIPSIFKKYGEYHFRSVETALLKSLGAKEKTVISTGGGTAMCAENWKILSELGLLVHLYVTLDTAILRTGGKDRPMLQQDRGQLESMWQKRLLVYQLAEHTVDTEGRSIEEVTQYIVDFIKILKE from the coding sequence TTGAGAGATAAAGCAAATATTATTCTAATTGGCTTTATGGGATCTGGTAAAAGCTCCGTAGGTAGCAGGTTGGCGAAAAATTTAGAATTTGACTTTATGGATATGGATAAAGAAATCGAACGAATAACCCAAATGGATATCCCAAGTATATTTAAGAAATACGGTGAATACCATTTTCGTTCCGTGGAGACAGCTTTATTAAAAAGCTTAGGTGCAAAGGAAAAAACAGTCATTTCCACGGGTGGTGGAACGGCTATGTGTGCTGAGAATTGGAAAATTCTCAGCGAATTGGGCCTGCTTGTTCATTTATATGTGACGCTAGATACTGCAATCCTTAGAACCGGAGGCAAGGATCGGCCCATGCTTCAACAAGATCGAGGACAACTGGAAAGCATGTGGCAAAAAAGACTGTTAGTCTATCAGCTGGCAGAGCATACCGTTGATACCGAAGGTAGAAGTATTGAAGAAGTTACGCAATATATTGTGGATTTTATTAAAATTTTAAAGGAATAG
- the aroF gene encoding 3-deoxy-7-phosphoheptulonate synthase encodes MIVILKQNNPDEKQVEPLLTWLESLGISTHFIVGTHQTVIGLIGDTSIVDIDLIKSLDIVQDVQRVQEPYKKANRKFHTDDTVIDINGIKIGGGNFQMIAGPCSVESREQICTIAESVKNSGATMLRGGAFKPRTSPYSFQGMHAEGIELLLEAKRLTGLPIVTEIMNISHLPLFEEVDVIQVGARNMQNFELLKELGKLQKPILLKRGLANTLEELLMSAEYIMAGGNENVILCERGIRTFETATRNTLDISAIPVLHSKTHLPVIVDPSHSAGISRLVRPLTLAAIAAGADGLIIEVHNDPSRALCDGPQSLTPRAFEHLASESREVLQLMRKFERDIYNAQR; translated from the coding sequence ATGATAGTCATACTGAAGCAAAATAACCCAGATGAAAAACAGGTGGAACCTCTGCTTACTTGGTTAGAAAGCCTGGGTATTAGTACCCACTTTATCGTTGGAACACATCAAACCGTCATTGGACTCATTGGTGACACCAGTATCGTTGATATTGATCTGATTAAATCCCTGGACATTGTTCAGGATGTTCAGCGGGTACAGGAGCCCTACAAAAAAGCCAATCGCAAGTTTCATACCGATGATACTGTAATTGATATCAACGGTATTAAAATTGGCGGAGGCAATTTTCAAATGATTGCGGGGCCTTGCTCCGTTGAGTCCCGCGAACAAATTTGTACCATTGCTGAAAGCGTGAAAAATTCCGGAGCCACCATGCTGCGTGGCGGTGCCTTTAAGCCCCGCACCTCACCTTACTCATTCCAAGGCATGCATGCTGAGGGAATTGAACTTTTGCTGGAAGCAAAAAGGCTAACGGGTCTCCCCATTGTTACCGAAATTATGAACATCTCTCATTTACCACTATTTGAAGAGGTAGACGTAATCCAGGTGGGTGCCAGAAACATGCAAAATTTTGAACTGCTGAAAGAGCTTGGCAAGCTGCAAAAGCCAATCTTACTAAAGCGTGGCTTAGCCAATACGCTGGAAGAATTATTGATGAGTGCGGAGTACATTATGGCAGGTGGCAACGAAAATGTAATTTTATGTGAAAGAGGCATCCGTACCTTTGAAACCGCAACCAGGAACACCCTTGATATATCAGCAATTCCTGTCCTGCACAGTAAGACCCATCTACCGGTCATTGTTGATCCAAGTCATTCGGCAGGGATCTCACGTCTGGTAAGACCACTTACACTGGCAGCCATCGCCGCAGGAGCAGACGGACTCATTATTGAGGTTCATAATGATCCAAGTCGCGCCCTTTGTGATGGTCCTCAATCGCTGACACCTCGGGCCTTCGAACATTTGGCCAGCGAGTCGCGCGAGGTTCTGCAGCTAATGAGGAAGTTTGAACGAGATATATACAATGCCCAACGCTAA
- a CDS encoding chorismate synthase: protein MPLAKFHYFSQKTNTKLSIKGRHDPCMVPRGSYCVEVVMAITLLDLML from the coding sequence CTGCCTCTAGCAAAATTCCATTATTTCTCGCAAAAAACCAATACCAAGCTTTCCATCAAAGGAAGACACGATCCTTGTATGGTGCCCCGGGGCAGCTACTGTGTAGAGGTGGTAATGGCCATTACTTTGTTAGATCTCATGCTTTAA
- a CDS encoding bifunctional chorismate mutase/prephenate dehydratase, with amino-acid sequence MDIKDLRKEINQIDGQLLKLFLKRMNASAQIVKYKIQNELPVFDRGREREVLNRVAELAGTEMEAYSNRLFNTLLDLSRAYQNQFIPHNSRLVQDIQAATCELTQPFPSKANVACQGTEGSYSQQAGDKLFSLPKLLFFSDFEGVFQAVEKGLCEYGILPVENSLAGTVIPVYDLMEKYKFYIVRSIRLRINHTVQAKKGVTLGDIHEIVSHEQAIRQCSEFLKSHPHIKVTLFSNTAAAAKYVADSDRTDLAAISSEACAKLYNLDVLSDQIQNRDNNYTRFICISKNMKIYPGANKISLMLALPHKPGSLYTLLAKFSALGFNLTKLESRPMPGKDFEFLFYFDFEASIYSPETGNLLSELDRSLEKFMFLGSYSEVF; translated from the coding sequence ATGGATATAAAGGACCTAAGAAAAGAAATTAATCAAATCGATGGACAGTTGCTTAAGTTGTTTTTAAAACGGATGAACGCATCAGCGCAAATTGTCAAGTATAAAATTCAAAATGAACTGCCTGTTTTCGATAGAGGGAGGGAAAGGGAGGTCTTAAACCGCGTTGCGGAGCTTGCTGGAACAGAAATGGAAGCTTATTCTAACAGGCTGTTTAACACCCTGTTAGACCTGAGTAGAGCCTATCAAAATCAGTTTATCCCCCACAACTCCCGGCTTGTCCAGGACATTCAAGCAGCCACCTGTGAGCTGACCCAACCATTTCCTAGTAAAGCCAATGTTGCTTGCCAGGGAACAGAGGGTTCTTACTCCCAACAAGCAGGCGATAAACTTTTTTCACTACCGAAGCTATTGTTTTTCAGCGACTTTGAAGGTGTTTTCCAGGCAGTTGAAAAAGGTCTGTGTGAATACGGGATTTTACCCGTTGAAAATAGTTTGGCAGGTACGGTAATCCCTGTTTATGATCTGATGGAAAAATATAAATTTTACATTGTACGCAGTATCAGACTGAGAATTAATCATACAGTGCAGGCCAAGAAAGGCGTTACTTTAGGTGATATTCATGAAATCGTTTCACATGAACAGGCCATTCGACAATGCAGTGAGTTTTTAAAGTCTCATCCCCACATTAAGGTGACCTTGTTTAGCAACACCGCAGCCGCTGCAAAGTATGTGGCCGATTCAGATCGCACCGATCTGGCTGCTATCTCCTCTGAAGCCTGTGCTAAGTTGTATAACCTTGATGTTTTATCAGACCAAATTCAAAACAGAGACAATAACTATACCAGATTTATCTGTATATCAAAGAATATGAAGATTTATCCCGGAGCCAACAAAATTAGTCTGATGCTCGCCCTTCCACACAAACCGGGCTCCCTTTACACCTTACTTGCTAAATTTTCAGCACTGGGTTTCAACCTGACCAAGCTGGAAAGTCGCCCTATGCCCGGCAAGGACTTTGAATTCCTATTTTACTTCGATTTTGAAGCGTCCATCTATTCACCTGAAACAGGTAATTTGCTTAGCGAGTTGGATCGCAGTCTGGAAAAGTTTATGTTCTTGGGCAGTTACAGTGAAGTTTTTTAG
- a CDS encoding IS1380-like element ISDre4 family transposase codes for MKKIRNKKIKTKNRDDDRLTIFEIEQGDEELTTHSGLALIGALLANTKIKTRLNNTMSAEQKKPHISNGSVGIAYIGLLCQGKSDFDHIEPFREDNFFAISLNIKETPSSPTLRQRLDMVAKDKQWNNILLEESAGLIKKTNAPLTPVYLGQENRAYLPLDIDVSPFDNSNTKKEGVSRTYKGTDGYAPIFAYLAKEGYCVNTELRQGSEHCQKNTSEFVAESIRYARKITQLPLLLRMDSGNDSASNIEICLNDDTKADFIIKRNLRKETPEGWLLLAKNNKDIYCQEREGKKVYYGSMMKYKKELKREIRVVYKITERTFGKDGQIFLVPQVEAETYWTSLPDPPHVIERLYHEHGTSEQFHSELKTDLDLERLPSGKFDTNNLILHFGVVAYNLLRMIGQSTTRMQHVPLRKQAERRRIRTVIQNLITLASRLVSHARKKKLRFGKHSPWFETFKQAYSVCLAR; via the coding sequence ATAAAAAAGATAAGAAACAAGAAAATCAAAACCAAAAACAGAGACGATGATAGGCTCACTATCTTTGAAATTGAACAAGGTGACGAAGAGCTAACCACCCATTCGGGCTTAGCTCTTATAGGAGCTTTACTGGCTAATACCAAGATAAAAACCCGACTGAACAATACAATGTCTGCTGAACAAAAGAAACCCCATATTTCTAATGGAAGTGTTGGTATTGCCTACATTGGCTTGTTATGCCAAGGCAAGAGTGATTTTGACCACATTGAACCCTTTCGAGAAGATAATTTCTTTGCAATCTCGTTAAACATCAAAGAGACACCGTCAAGCCCAACCCTTCGCCAACGATTAGATATGGTTGCTAAAGATAAGCAATGGAATAATATCCTGTTGGAAGAATCTGCGGGGCTAATCAAAAAAACAAATGCACCTCTAACCCCAGTGTACCTGGGTCAAGAAAATAGAGCTTATCTTCCACTAGATATTGATGTGTCTCCCTTTGATAACTCCAACACCAAAAAAGAAGGGGTCTCCCGCACCTACAAAGGCACCGATGGTTACGCTCCCATCTTTGCATATCTAGCAAAGGAAGGTTATTGCGTAAATACTGAGCTACGCCAAGGGAGTGAACATTGCCAAAAGAACACCTCAGAATTCGTTGCTGAAAGCATTCGCTATGCCCGAAAAATTACCCAGTTGCCTTTGCTTTTAAGGATGGACTCAGGCAATGACAGCGCTAGTAATATTGAAATTTGCTTAAATGATGATACTAAGGCTGATTTCATTATTAAGCGAAACCTTCGCAAAGAAACCCCTGAAGGGTGGCTACTATTGGCAAAGAACAATAAAGATATTTACTGCCAGGAACGTGAAGGTAAAAAAGTCTACTATGGTTCCATGATGAAATACAAAAAGGAGCTAAAAAGAGAAATCAGGGTAGTTTACAAAATTACCGAAAGAACCTTTGGTAAAGATGGCCAGATATTTCTCGTACCCCAGGTGGAGGCAGAAACCTATTGGACCTCATTGCCAGACCCTCCACATGTAATCGAAAGACTATACCACGAACATGGCACCAGTGAGCAGTTTCACAGCGAACTTAAGACAGACCTGGATTTAGAAAGACTGCCCTCTGGCAAATTTGACACTAACAACCTAATACTACATTTTGGAGTAGTGGCCTACAATCTGTTGCGCATGATAGGACAATCAACAACTAGAATGCAGCATGTGCCCTTGCGAAAGCAGGCAGAACGCCGTAGGATTAGGACGGTGATTCAGAACTTAATCACGTTGGCATCACGGTTAGTTTCACATGCAAGAAAGAAGAAATTACGATTTGGAAAGCACAGTCCCTGGTTTGAAACATTTAAACAAGCTTACTCTGTGTGTTTAGCAAGATAG
- a CDS encoding serine/threonine protein kinase has product MIKEFKPDISQIKVLFPELVDLQEIGPGGQKLVYSAKHPEHGLIVLKLIKPGSPTTRQRTLRELYIASELKGACFAKLHGFGDINIENEEVIFIMEEYIDGNTLRALIQAKSLSLKEIILIGKELLHALDVVDQKGLVHRDVKPENIIVSKSRIVLLDFGIARHLNLSSLTDDMAMFGPMTPGYAAPEQIKNEKRRICSRTDLFSWGVVMYECITGKNPFIDGCATPQEILIKTIKYNPPTILEINYKFSKVIDKCLKKVIHRRPISAKMVLENLEGCEKDLCP; this is encoded by the coding sequence ATGATAAAGGAATTCAAACCGGATATTTCTCAAATTAAAGTGTTATTTCCAGAGTTAGTTGATTTACAAGAAATTGGGCCTGGGGGTCAGAAATTAGTTTATTCTGCTAAGCATCCAGAACATGGGCTAATTGTTCTTAAACTAATAAAACCAGGTTCCCCAACAACAAGGCAGCGAACATTAAGAGAATTGTATATTGCTTCTGAGCTAAAAGGAGCTTGTTTTGCTAAGCTTCATGGCTTTGGGGATATTAATATTGAAAATGAAGAAGTAATTTTTATCATGGAAGAGTATATTGATGGTAACACATTGCGTGCATTAATTCAGGCAAAAAGTCTTAGTTTAAAAGAGATAATACTTATTGGTAAAGAGTTACTCCATGCGCTTGATGTAGTAGACCAAAAAGGCTTAGTTCATAGAGATGTAAAGCCAGAAAATATAATTGTTTCTAAAAGTAGGATTGTCCTATTAGATTTTGGGATAGCTAGACATTTAAATTTATCATCCTTAACTGATGATATGGCTATGTTTGGGCCTATGACCCCAGGTTATGCAGCTCCTGAACAAATAAAAAACGAGAAAAGAAGAATTTGTTCAAGAACTGATTTATTTTCTTGGGGGGTTGTTATGTATGAGTGCATTACAGGGAAGAATCCGTTTATTGATGGGTGTGCAACCCCACAAGAGATTCTAATTAAAACAATTAAGTACAATCCTCCGACAATATTAGAAATAAATTATAAATTTTCTAAAGTTATAGACAAGTGTTTGAAAAAAGTAATTCATAGACGTCCGATCTCTGCTAAAATGGTGTTAGAAAATTTAGAAGGATGTGAAAAAGACTTATGTCCTTAA
- a CDS encoding tyrosine-type recombinase/integrase has translation MKNTSGNILSDFLEDIYSGGTARSTVEAYQKDVVYFSKWYIDTTGKEPHLWDITSIDLREYQEYMLSVQGLMPATINRRMAAMEKYIRWAHGKGYISRLLAFPKIIKEQKTPPKALGRVEQNRLLREAERHGKARDIALIRLMMSCGLRVGEVVSIRLSDLDIGERHGTVAVLGKGKKYRKVPVPPEARKAIKEWLAERTQRYPDNDWLFPNRNVGNITARNVEQVIKNIGKFAGLDLHPHVLRHTAATNMIRTGADIVTVAQILGHANLNTTAIYTKPDSKTMLKALEKGEV, from the coding sequence ATGAAAAATACTTCGGGAAATATTTTAAGTGATTTTTTAGAGGATATTTACTCCGGTGGTACCGCCCGGAGTACGGTGGAAGCCTACCAGAAAGATGTAGTGTATTTTTCTAAATGGTACATCGATACAACCGGTAAAGAGCCACATCTGTGGGACATAACCAGTATCGATCTTAGGGAGTATCAGGAATATATGCTAAGTGTTCAGGGTCTGATGCCAGCTACAATAAATCGTCGTATGGCTGCCATGGAGAAATATATAAGGTGGGCGCATGGAAAAGGTTATATCAGCAGATTGTTAGCATTTCCCAAAATTATAAAGGAGCAAAAAACTCCGCCTAAAGCACTGGGGCGAGTGGAACAGAATCGTCTTCTCAGAGAAGCTGAACGACATGGAAAGGCCAGGGATATTGCTTTGATCCGGCTTATGATGAGTTGTGGTCTACGGGTGGGTGAGGTGGTTTCCATTCGCCTGAGTGATCTGGATATTGGTGAACGTCACGGAACGGTCGCCGTACTGGGAAAGGGTAAAAAATACCGGAAAGTGCCGGTACCGCCGGAAGCGAGGAAGGCTATCAAAGAATGGCTGGCTGAGCGAACCCAAAGGTACCCAGATAACGACTGGCTTTTTCCAAATCGGAATGTTGGCAATATCACAGCCAGGAACGTGGAACAGGTGATTAAGAATATAGGGAAATTTGCTGGTCTTGATCTACACCCTCATGTTTTGCGCCACACGGCGGCAACAAATATGATTCGGACTGGAGCAGATATTGTAACAGTGGCCCAAATTCTAGGACATGCTAATTTGAATACCACGGCCATATATACTAAGCCAGATAGCAAAACAATGTTAAAGGCGCTAGAAAAGGGGGAGGTTTAA
- a CDS encoding Spo0E family sporulation regulatory protein-aspartic acid phosphatase: MFEIEKLLSKIEFLRYELKRVARNKHFTDPEVIAASERLDRVLTQYYRLRDMRFLNKTEVG; this comes from the coding sequence TTGTTTGAGATTGAAAAGTTGTTGAGTAAGATTGAATTTCTTCGATATGAACTCAAACGTGTAGCTAGAAACAAGCATTTCACAGACCCTGAGGTTATAGCTGCCAGTGAACGGTTAGACAGAGTATTGACTCAGTACTATAGATTAAGGGATATGAGGTTTCTAAATAAAACGGAAGTTGGATAA
- a CDS encoding conjugal transfer protein: MFNLKKNKSLEIPRISRETKAMLYRWLASGILWFFLIGCFFMGIQSRISTTEAMDYIRGKALTPETAEKVRISSELARGLAVEWATFDGEDKEDYMKRLSVYLNEGHVDPPAGMQKCLSANVLSSKQVPGEEDHYRVQVLLHVSKLVKIPESKAYGISEARRVAISEPDKSTNERTLTTWQEEVLNTEVSVKVLKDEAFVIGLPVIIPIQKSAGVATDKYIDSEEAPKDFTIFIQQALTMYCEGNDMTNYVVPGANVTYLGGYKIKNVAVTNFSQREKTAKAVVYVTVSSEGLDEIQMSMVIEAEKKDRWLLSRIGSW; the protein is encoded by the coding sequence GTGTTCAACTTAAAAAAAAACAAGTCCTTGGAAATTCCACGCATAAGCAGAGAAACAAAGGCAATGCTATATCGTTGGCTGGCTTCCGGCATCCTATGGTTCTTTCTAATAGGGTGTTTTTTTATGGGTATTCAGTCTAGAATATCAACTACTGAAGCCATGGATTATATTCGGGGAAAGGCCCTTACCCCGGAAACTGCAGAAAAAGTTAGAATATCCTCTGAATTGGCTCGGGGTCTGGCGGTGGAGTGGGCTACCTTCGACGGAGAGGACAAAGAAGACTACATGAAAAGGTTATCTGTATACCTGAATGAGGGGCACGTAGATCCACCGGCCGGTATGCAAAAATGTCTTTCAGCAAATGTTCTTTCATCTAAACAGGTACCCGGGGAAGAAGATCACTACCGTGTACAGGTTTTACTGCATGTTTCTAAGTTAGTGAAAATTCCTGAAAGCAAAGCCTATGGCATCTCGGAAGCCCGTCGAGTGGCCATTAGCGAACCGGATAAGAGTACCAATGAAAGAACCCTTACAACATGGCAAGAAGAGGTTTTGAATACAGAGGTTTCGGTGAAAGTTCTAAAAGATGAAGCCTTTGTGATTGGACTACCGGTTATCATCCCTATACAAAAGTCCGCAGGGGTGGCTACAGACAAATATATCGATTCTGAAGAAGCACCTAAGGATTTTACAATCTTTATTCAGCAGGCATTAACCATGTATTGCGAAGGGAATGACATGACCAATTATGTGGTCCCTGGTGCCAATGTTACCTACCTGGGAGGGTATAAAATAAAGAATGTTGCAGTAACTAATTTTTCTCAAAGAGAAAAAACGGCAAAAGCAGTGGTTTATGTAACGGTTTCCAGTGAGGGATTAGATGAAATACAAATGTCAATGGTGATTGAAGCCGAGAAAAAAGACCGGTGGTTATTAAGCCGCATAGGGAGTTGGTAA
- a CDS encoding conjugal transfer protein yields the protein MFYHSYKSLFKIKFKIYSIGKYQLARPIPLDTLGILIILALPSYLIAGPIAGAFGTNRVATAILVDFLLTSFAHKFDPQGRPFLEFVYDIFTFIFRPKKRDFYETVQTNRKHRLRWEALDLE from the coding sequence ATGTTTTACCATAGTTACAAAAGCCTTTTCAAAATTAAGTTTAAAATCTACTCAATCGGAAAGTACCAGCTGGCACGTCCAATCCCCTTGGACACACTGGGTATACTGATTATCTTAGCCCTACCCTCATATCTTATAGCCGGACCAATAGCTGGGGCATTTGGTACAAATAGGGTTGCAACTGCCATTCTAGTGGATTTTTTGTTAACTAGCTTTGCCCATAAATTTGATCCCCAGGGTCGACCGTTTTTAGAGTTTGTCTATGATATCTTTACATTCATTTTTAGACCGAAAAAAAGGGATTTTTACGAAACTGTACAGACAAACCGAAAACATAGATTACGTTGGGAGGCATTAGACCTTGAGTAA